From a single Couchioplanes caeruleus genomic region:
- a CDS encoding NADP-dependent oxidoreductase gives MLGVVAAALGGPEVLQVTELPEPEAGPGQVVVRTRAVCVHPADIAATTGEIPRGPVAPPFSPGWDIAGEVVSVGSGTADLRVGDRVVGMIPWYLTRGTPGGYAEFVAVDADWMVPLPDGLDFVSAATVPLNAQTAQQGLSLVSLAMLPAGSSILVTGASGGVGGFAAQLAAQDGYRVLAQAGHGDEEWVHGLGAHEVIPRSADLATVGPVAAVFDAVPVGEAAAAAVEDRGVVVTTRPTPAIVPDRGVRQELQLIRLDRELLARLVEQVAAGRLLTRVAATMPLTEAADAHRRVLAGGLRGKLVLTAG, from the coding sequence GTGCTGGGAGTCGTCGCGGCCGCGCTGGGCGGGCCTGAGGTGTTGCAGGTGACGGAACTGCCCGAGCCCGAGGCCGGGCCGGGGCAGGTGGTCGTCCGGACCCGCGCGGTCTGTGTGCATCCCGCCGACATCGCCGCCACCACCGGAGAGATCCCTCGCGGGCCGGTGGCGCCGCCGTTCTCGCCCGGGTGGGACATCGCCGGCGAGGTGGTGTCGGTGGGCTCCGGCACGGCGGATCTCCGGGTGGGTGACCGTGTCGTCGGGATGATCCCGTGGTACCTGACCCGGGGTACCCCCGGCGGCTATGCCGAGTTCGTGGCCGTCGACGCCGACTGGATGGTGCCGTTGCCGGACGGGCTCGACTTCGTCTCCGCGGCCACGGTGCCGCTCAACGCCCAGACCGCACAGCAGGGACTGTCGCTGGTGTCGCTGGCGATGCTTCCGGCCGGCAGCAGCATTCTGGTCACCGGCGCCAGCGGCGGTGTCGGGGGCTTCGCCGCCCAGCTCGCCGCCCAGGACGGTTACCGGGTCCTGGCGCAGGCCGGCCACGGGGACGAGGAATGGGTGCACGGCCTCGGCGCCCACGAGGTGATTCCGCGCTCCGCCGATCTGGCCACGGTGGGACCGGTGGCCGCGGTGTTCGACGCGGTCCCCGTCGGCGAGGCGGCGGCCGCTGCCGTCGAGGACAGGGGAGTCGTGGTCACCACCCGGCCCACGCCCGCCATCGTTCCGGACCGTGGCGTGCGCCAGGAGCTGCAACTCATCCGGCTCGACCGCGAGCTGCTCGCCCGCTTGGTGGAGCAGGTGGCGGCGGGACGGCTGCTCACCCGCGTGGCGGCCACGATGCCGTTGACCGAAGCGGCCGACGCCCACCGGCGGGTACTGGCGGGCGGCCTGCGCGGAAAGCTCGTGCTGACGGCCGGCTGA
- a CDS encoding GNAT family N-acetyltransferase codes for MSTSLCDTGTNVLDDPVGHSLQTRHSHLARRVGAAATYQAGVATFASMPATPGAADWDDLALLLGSGELADLFSAAVTPPPAWEPVFALAGVQMILDRNPPLPVTAVQRLGPADVPDMLALAGLARPGPFWPRTIELGAFHGVRENGALVAMAGERLQPPGWTEISTVCTAPGARGRGLAARVVQAAVHHVIARGDRPFLHVADDNDGAVRLYRRLGFTVRRQVRFHGYRVP; via the coding sequence GTGAGCACCTCCTTGTGTGACACCGGCACCAACGTCCTGGACGATCCCGTCGGGCACTCTCTGCAGACGCGGCATTCGCACCTCGCCCGGCGCGTCGGCGCGGCCGCCACGTACCAGGCCGGGGTGGCGACGTTCGCGTCGATGCCGGCCACGCCGGGCGCGGCGGACTGGGACGACCTGGCGCTCCTGCTCGGCAGCGGTGAGCTCGCCGATCTGTTCAGCGCCGCGGTCACCCCGCCGCCGGCCTGGGAGCCGGTGTTCGCGCTGGCGGGCGTCCAGATGATCCTCGACCGGAACCCGCCCCTTCCGGTCACAGCGGTCCAGCGGCTCGGTCCGGCCGACGTGCCCGACATGCTGGCGCTCGCCGGGCTCGCCCGCCCGGGACCGTTCTGGCCGCGGACCATCGAGCTCGGCGCCTTCCACGGCGTACGGGAGAACGGCGCCCTGGTGGCCATGGCCGGCGAGCGGCTGCAACCGCCCGGCTGGACCGAGATCAGCACCGTGTGCACCGCGCCCGGGGCCCGCGGCCGGGGACTCGCCGCACGGGTCGTGCAGGCCGCCGTGCACCACGTGATCGCCCGCGGCGACCGCCCGTTCCTGCACGTCGCGGACGACAACGACGGCGCGGTCCGGCTGTACCGGCGCCTCGGCTTCACCGTGCGCCGACAGGTCCGTTTCCACGGCTACCGGGTGCCCTGA
- a CDS encoding pectinesterase family protein: MTSVAGHPSARACAAVTAVVAAIAAVTVPAGGARAAATITVAADGSGTYRTIQEAVTAATSGTVITIKAGTYQGQVLIPPGKPGITLQGATGTSSDVVVTGDKPASAAGTAGSAVVLNQAAGTTVKGLTIQNTYAGHDSQALALYAAGDRQVYRNVQLKGYQDTFLSWGGTGSSQVRQYVYKSYIEGAVDFIYGNGALVVDSTTIRSLDRGSSNNGYITAAATNAGNTYGILITRSTLVSSAAAETVALGRCWHAGGAADAIGQVLVRDSTLGGHIRQAGAWQDMGGFSWKTCRFTEYGNTGPGATRGTGDRPQMSAATADGYTAQKYLAGSDGWNPVQ, translated from the coding sequence ATGACATCCGTCGCCGGACACCCATCGGCGCGAGCCTGCGCCGCCGTCACTGCCGTCGTGGCCGCGATCGCAGCGGTCACCGTCCCCGCCGGAGGCGCCCGCGCCGCCGCCACGATCACGGTCGCCGCGGACGGCTCGGGCACCTACCGGACCATCCAGGAGGCGGTCACGGCCGCGACCTCGGGGACCGTCATCACCATCAAGGCCGGCACCTACCAGGGCCAGGTGCTCATTCCCCCGGGCAAGCCGGGTATCACGCTGCAGGGCGCCACGGGAACCTCGTCCGATGTCGTCGTCACGGGTGACAAGCCGGCCTCCGCGGCGGGTACGGCCGGCAGCGCCGTCGTGCTGAACCAGGCCGCCGGAACCACCGTCAAAGGACTCACCATCCAGAACACGTACGCCGGCCACGACAGTCAGGCCCTCGCCCTGTACGCGGCCGGCGATCGGCAGGTGTACCGCAACGTTCAGCTCAAGGGCTATCAGGACACCTTCCTCTCCTGGGGCGGCACAGGCTCCTCGCAGGTCCGGCAATACGTCTACAAGAGCTACATCGAGGGTGCCGTCGACTTCATCTACGGCAACGGGGCGCTGGTCGTCGACAGCACGACGATCCGTTCGCTCGACCGCGGCAGCAGCAACAACGGGTACATCACCGCTGCCGCCACGAACGCCGGCAACACGTACGGCATCCTGATCACCCGGTCGACGCTGGTCAGCTCCGCCGCCGCGGAAACCGTGGCGCTGGGCCGCTGCTGGCACGCCGGCGGTGCCGCCGACGCGATCGGCCAGGTCCTCGTCCGCGACTCGACGCTCGGCGGCCACATCCGCCAGGCCGGTGCCTGGCAGGACATGGGCGGCTTCTCCTGGAAGACCTGCCGATTCACCGAGTACGGCAACACCGGGCCGGGCGCCACCCGGGGAACCGGCGACCGGCCGCAGATGAGCGCCGCGACGGCCGACGGTTACACCGCGCAGAAGTACCTCGCCGGCAGCGACGGGTGGAATCCGGTCCAGTAG
- a CDS encoding arabinan endo-1,5-alpha-L-arabinosidase produces MSTHRIPRRAMLAIVVTGAVLTASATALNAHAAEQAFAPAAAAATPTTPPASYPNPGAVSGATGTHDPSMVKTPAGGYIVAQTGNNIPLTTSSDRTAFRAAGVAFPGGAPWTRAYTGGSASLWAPDISYHNGQYYMYYSASTFGSNHSAIFLATSPTGASGSWTDRGLVVESVTSNNYNAIDPNLIVDATGAWWLSFGSFWSGIQQIALNPSTGLRSGSTMRLVAGRNGGAIEAPYLFRHGSYYYLWVSFDLCCRGASSTYRIMVGRSTSPNGPFVDRAGTAMTSGGGTQVLAGHGSIHGPGHQAVLADTDADVLVYHYYANSGASFLGINLLGYDTAGWPFVY; encoded by the coding sequence GTGTCTACGCATCGGATTCCCCGGCGAGCCATGCTCGCCATAGTGGTCACCGGAGCCGTCCTCACGGCGTCCGCAACGGCACTCAACGCGCACGCGGCCGAGCAGGCGTTCGCCCCTGCCGCCGCAGCGGCCACGCCGACCACCCCACCGGCGTCCTACCCGAACCCGGGCGCGGTGTCGGGCGCCACCGGCACCCACGATCCGTCGATGGTCAAGACCCCCGCGGGCGGCTACATCGTCGCGCAGACCGGCAACAACATCCCGCTCACCACCTCCAGCGACCGCACCGCCTTCCGCGCCGCGGGCGTCGCCTTCCCGGGCGGAGCCCCGTGGACGAGGGCTTACACGGGCGGGAGCGCCAGCCTGTGGGCACCGGACATCTCCTACCACAACGGGCAGTACTACATGTACTACTCCGCTTCGACGTTCGGGTCCAACCACTCGGCGATCTTCCTGGCCACCAGCCCGACCGGCGCCTCCGGCAGCTGGACCGACCGCGGCCTGGTCGTCGAGTCCGTGACCTCCAACAACTACAACGCGATCGACCCGAACCTCATCGTGGACGCCACGGGCGCCTGGTGGCTCAGCTTCGGCTCGTTCTGGTCCGGCATCCAGCAGATCGCCCTGAACCCCTCGACCGGGCTCCGGTCCGGCTCCACCATGCGCCTCGTCGCCGGCCGCAACGGCGGAGCGATCGAAGCGCCGTACCTGTTCCGGCACGGCTCGTACTACTACCTGTGGGTCTCCTTCGACCTGTGCTGCCGGGGCGCGTCCAGCACCTACCGGATCATGGTCGGCCGCTCCACCAGCCCGAACGGGCCCTTCGTCGACCGCGCCGGCACCGCGATGACCTCCGGGGGCGGCACCCAGGTCCTGGCCGGGCACGGAAGCATCCACGGTCCCGGCCACCAGGCCGTCCTCGCCGACACCGACGCCGACGTCCTCGTCTACCACTACTACGCGAACAGTGGCGCATCGTTCCTCGGCATCAACCTGCTCGGCTACGACACCGCCGGCTGGCCGTTCGTCTACTGA
- a CDS encoding alpha-L-arabinofuranosidase B — MSSTPTTRRLPRSLLSVAATGTLVTGLLVAAAGTSQAATTGPCDIYAAGGTPCVAAHSTTRALYGSYNGALYQVRRSSDNGTRDIGLLSTGGAVDAAQQDSFCAGTTCVITIIYDQSGRNNRLTQAPPGGFNGPAAGGYDNLAVATAAPIAVGGHKAYGVFVAPGTGYRNNNTNGVATGDQPEGMYAIFDGTHYNGGCCFDYGNAERNSRDNGNGTMEAIYFGNIRVWGTGAGNGPWIMADLENGLFSGADPGYNANDPSISHRFLTAVIKGEPNHWSIRGGNAQSGSLSTFYNGVRPNKSGYNPMKKEGAIILGIGGDNSNGSAGTFYEGVMTSGYPSDATENAVQANITAAGYSTSGTGSGPVFTTGSSISLRATTACCTTRYITHSGTAVSTAVITSSSSSTDKANATWVVRAGLASSSCVSFESRNTPGSYLRHSNYQLYAQPNDGTSLFAQDATFCPQNGLNGQGATLASYNYPSRDIRHYNNLLYIASNDGSHPFDTSSAWTDDVSWIVSSPWAS; from the coding sequence ATGAGTTCAACGCCGACAACCCGGCGCCTGCCGAGATCCCTCCTGTCCGTCGCCGCCACGGGCACGCTCGTCACCGGTCTGCTGGTCGCTGCCGCCGGCACGTCGCAAGCGGCCACCACGGGCCCGTGCGACATCTACGCCGCCGGCGGCACGCCCTGCGTGGCCGCGCACAGCACCACCCGGGCGCTCTACGGCTCCTACAACGGCGCGCTCTACCAGGTGCGGCGCTCGTCCGACAACGGCACCCGCGACATCGGGCTGCTCAGCACCGGTGGTGCCGTCGACGCCGCCCAGCAGGACTCCTTCTGCGCCGGCACGACCTGCGTCATCACGATCATCTACGACCAGTCCGGCCGCAACAACCGCCTCACCCAGGCACCACCCGGCGGGTTCAACGGGCCGGCGGCGGGCGGCTACGACAACCTCGCGGTCGCGACCGCGGCACCGATCGCGGTGGGCGGGCACAAGGCGTACGGGGTCTTCGTCGCCCCCGGCACCGGCTACCGCAACAACAACACCAACGGCGTCGCCACCGGCGACCAGCCGGAGGGCATGTACGCGATCTTCGACGGCACCCACTACAACGGGGGCTGCTGCTTCGACTACGGCAACGCCGAACGCAACAGCCGCGACAACGGCAACGGCACGATGGAGGCCATCTACTTCGGCAACATCCGGGTCTGGGGAACCGGCGCCGGCAACGGTCCATGGATCATGGCGGACCTGGAGAACGGCCTGTTCTCCGGCGCCGACCCCGGGTACAACGCCAACGACCCGTCCATCAGCCACCGGTTCCTGACCGCCGTCATCAAGGGTGAACCGAACCACTGGTCGATCCGCGGCGGCAACGCCCAGTCCGGCTCGCTCTCCACCTTCTACAACGGGGTACGCCCGAACAAGTCGGGCTACAACCCGATGAAGAAGGAAGGCGCGATCATCCTCGGGATCGGCGGCGACAACAGCAACGGCTCCGCGGGCACCTTCTACGAAGGCGTGATGACCTCCGGCTATCCGTCCGACGCGACCGAGAACGCGGTACAGGCCAACATCACCGCAGCCGGCTACTCGACCTCCGGCACCGGCAGCGGACCGGTGTTCACCACCGGCTCGTCGATCTCCCTGCGAGCCACCACCGCATGCTGCACGACCCGGTACATCACGCACTCCGGCACCGCGGTGTCCACCGCGGTGATCACCTCGTCGAGCTCCTCGACCGACAAGGCGAACGCGACCTGGGTGGTCCGGGCCGGCCTGGCGAGCAGCTCGTGCGTGTCGTTCGAGTCGAGGAACACGCCGGGCAGCTACCTGCGGCATTCGAACTACCAGCTGTACGCCCAGCCGAACGACGGCACCTCGCTCTTCGCGCAGGACGCCACCTTCTGCCCGCAGAACGGGCTCAACGGGCAGGGCGCCACGCTCGCGTCGTACAACTACCCGAGCCGGGACATCCGGCATTACAACAACCTGCTCTACATCGCCAGCAACGACGGCTCGCATCCGTTCGACACCTCGTCCGCGTGGACGGACGACGTCAGCTGGATCGTCAGTTCGCCGTGGGCCTCCTGA